Part of the Lutra lutra chromosome 4, mLutLut1.2, whole genome shotgun sequence genome is shown below.
CCCTGCTCCATTATGGCTTTTGCCTAATTAGGGTTTTTAAGTGAAAGTAATCAGTGAAAGTAATCAGAACCATGGGGGAGCTCTTAATAAACTGTCACCACCACGTTCACCGCTCGGGTGTTGTGCCCTTGTGAAAGTCAGGGAGCCCGGGCCTGCCCCCTGCACACCTGGATCCCAGactctgcctctgtgcctggtGCCCCCCAATGGGCCAACTGGCCACAGTCCGCGTCCCAGGAGACCTGGACCCTAGGAAGGACATTGGAGATGCAGCGGCCCTTACTGCTGGAGCCCCCCCACCCTGTCTCACGGCACCTGTGTTGCCCCCACTCTGCCaccagccaccccccccccccccgtttcccTGAGCCCTGCAGAAGGATGAGGGCTTACTGGGCATCTGGGCGCCTTGGCAGCTTGAACTGGAAGGGGCACTCCCCCAAGGCAAGACCATCTCTCCAGGGACATGCGTCGACCTTGCCCAGCGTCCCCCACTCCCACTCGCTGCCTGTGCGAGGCTCAGCATCTCAGCCCTAAGGGCAAAGCCCCTGCCCGCTGAGGCCTCCAGCCGCCTTTGCTTCTCACTGCTGCTGCTTTGGTGGGGGTGGCAGGAGATGGGGGGGTTCCCAAAACAGTCACCAGACGCTGCACCCTTCCTTGGCTACAGTGAGGGTGACCCCCCGCCTGCAGTCTCAAGTCACAGCCCCTCAGAGCCACCTTCTGGGCCGTGTCCCGAGGAGGTCCAGCCTCGGCTCCACACAGGTCGCCTGGGCCGGAGTGAGCAAGTCAGCAGGAAGAGGCTTGACGTGTGGAAACGTCCCCCTGCCGGGGTGTGGGCAGGAGCCCGTGTCGGGAGGCGacccacgggggggggggggggggggtcggagAGACCCACAGGAGCCCGGGCGGAGGGGTGGCCCGGGGCGGCCAGTTTCCCCGGAAGCAACCGACAGGTTGCACAGGAAGAGGGCTGGCGAGGAAGGGCCCCGAGAAGGCAGAGCTCAGGAAGGGCCGGGCCCAGGGGCTTCTCCCCCGCGGAGCTCCCTCCTCATCTGTGCGGGTGCGGAGAGGATGCGGTGAGGGCTGTCCTCGGCCGGGAGCGGCCCCGAGACCCCCGCAAACTCGGGGTCTCTCTTCCTTGCAGCTCCGCCTTCTTCCTCCCCGACCCTTCCCCAGCGAGGGCCTGCGGGAGGTAGGGCGGGATCTggacggggcgggggcggggtctgGGGCGGGGtccggggcggggctggggcggAGGCCGGCCGGGGCGGGGtccggggagggggcgggatCCGGGACGGGACAGGGCGGGGACGGGGCGGGGGCCGCACGGGGCGGGGGCCgggtcggggtggggagggggggggacgGGATTCGGGACGGAGCGGGGCCAGGGGCGGGATCCGGGACGGGGCGGAGACGGGACGGGGACGGGACGGGACGGGACGGGGACGGACGGCGCAGAGTCCGCACGCGGCGGgaccggggcggggcgggggcggagccCGGCGGGGTGTTGACGCTCTCCCGGGAAACCGACCCCGGGCGGAGCTGCACCCACCGCCGCTCCCCACCGCCCGCCGCGCGCACCCCGCACGGCCTCGGAGCACAGGCGAGTGCGCGTGTCTGAGTGCACAGGCGTGCGTGTGTGTGGGCGTGTGCGCCCGCGTGCGTGTGCAGGCGTGGGCCGTCTCAGGGCGCTGGTGCGGGCGTCTGTCTCACGGGGCGTGCACTGGGCGGGGCTTGGGTGCCGGCACTTCGGGACCCTACAGAGACTGTCCCCGAGCGGGGCAGTTCATACTTCAGATCCGGTTTGGGAAGcggggaggggagtggcaggggctGGTCCCCAGAACCAATCTCAGCGATCCCCTGACCTGGGCCTACGAGGCTCCCCACCCCCGGCCAAGAGCCAGGCAAGGGCGCCGACGTCGCCGCAGCCCCGCGCTTCCCCCGGAACGGCGGGcggtgggaggtgggcagaggccgGGCCCTGACTTTGCGCGGGTCTCTAGAGCCTCGGAGCTCGGAGAAGGCGGCCTGTGTGACTTGGACAGGGGGCGGGTGGGTGGGGGCGTCCCACGTTCCCGTGGAGTCCTCTGCTGGAGGTGGTGTGGGGAGCAAGGGCCTGGACCCCCTGACCCCGCAGGCCACCCGGCTCCTCGCGTGGGCCGCCCAGCAGGGTAAGGGTCGCGTTCTGCAGAGGAGCCTGGCAGATGCGCCAGCCCCACGCGGCTCTTCCCGCCAGGGCGCTCTGCGCTGGCTGGGGTCTccgtggggagaggtggggactaaccagccccccccccccccccgccgccccaggtGCCCGCGAGGACGAGACCTGGGCGGGTCAGGGGCGCAGCCGTAATGTCGGCGCGGGAGCTTGTGGCCTGCCTCTGCCGGGAAGGAGACCAGCGCCTGGCCCTGGGAGAGCTCCCCTTGGCCACCGCCTTCTACCTGGCGGCCTTCAGCTGCCACGCCCCCTCGGCCGTGCGGAGCGTCAGAACCGCCCTGGCTGAGGCCCGAGGGGTACCCGTGCTGGCCACCCTGGAGGCCTGGTGCCGCGGTGACAGCCAGATCCCCGCCATCCACTGGGACGGCATGGCGGTTGTCTCCCTGACCGGGACCCTGGCCTCCGCGTTCCTGGCCACCCTCTGCCCCGACCACCCCGCCGCGGTCCTGCACTCCCTGGCCAGTCTGCTGGCTCAGGGGCGCCACCAGGAGGTGGCTCAGCGCTGCAGCACCTTGCTGGATGCACGCTCCCAGCAAGCCCTGGAGCTCCAGCTGACCCGCGCCCTGGCCCGCGTGCTGTCCGGGGTGCAGGTGGACGCTGGCGTGGCAGACTATGTGCAGGCCTTTGCCTCCAGTGCAGACCGGACCGTGGCCTTCGTTCGCACCCACCAGCAGCCCCATCTCCCCATGCTGATAAGCACCCTGCAGGACCATATCTCAGGGCGCCGGGAGGCTGAGGACAGCATCCgccagcaggaggctggctgccaGGGACTCTTGGCAGCCCTGGACCCCGAAGGCACCTGGAGCGATGCCCTGTCACCAGAAGCCCTGCTCCGCAGTGGCCGGTATGAGGACTGCCGGGTGGTGTGCAGCCGGGCCCTTGAGTCTGACCTGACAGGCAGCAGACTCCCAGGTAAGAGTGAGGCCAGGGTGAACGTCGCTCCCGTCGTGCCTTCACAGCATGCTTAAGTCCTGGTTATGGTAGGGTGGGGGGTTGTTCCTGGGCTGGGGACACCACAGTGACAAGATGGACAAGCCCTGTCCTTACAGAGCACCcaagaaaaggaacaaacaaaataTGTGCTTTGAAAAATGGACCCTGCCAGGTGCTGCTCTAgctgggtggtcagggaagacttcttggaggaggtgtcACTTGAGTTAAGGCTAAATGATTCCCAGCAGCAGAAACAGAACACAGGGTGCTGACAAGAGCCAGAAGATGCAGGTGCTCGCAAGAGGCTGAGGCACGCGATGCCACGTGCATGACAAGAGGACAGACAGTGTCTGTTTTCTGTGCACATGGGGTTTGCTGGTGACCCCAGTGTTTGTGTGTTGGGGAGGCAGGGATCAGACAGAGAGAACTAACAAGTGAGTGGGAAAATTTGTTTCTGGAAATAAGCTAGATCAGAAGGCCGAAGTCCTCCTACTATAAAAGGTACAAATAGGCTCAGCAGAGTCACCAAGAATCCTGAGCTCATGAGAAAGTAGGGTACCCTCTATGCCCAAAGCATAAACGTGCAGTGTCCTGTGAGCGGGGATACTGAGACTAGGACATCAGCAactcccggggggggggggggggagggtctTCCACCAGAATGACCGGCAGAGACCCCCATGGAGACCGGAACTCCCAAGGCTACAACCTCAGGGAGCCAGTGTGCTGGGTAAGCCCtacccgccccgccccccaactcCAGGAAGCTTGTCTGGGCTGCCTTGGCTCCGCAGCGGACAGGCCCACCCTCCCTAAGAGTCGCTGCATTAATTAGACCTAAATCACTTTTGTCACAGGGAGTCACCTTATCGCCACCATCAGCACAAACGTGGCTCACAACATGAATAAGTAAAGCCCTCTAACCGACTTTTTACAAACACAATTTCCTGTAACAAGTGTGTTCTAATCCCAGGGTTACTTATAAGGGTCCTTGAAAACACGGAAGAAACCCCGTGTATTTGAGAAAGTGCTCTGCCCTTCTCCGCAAGCAGACATTCAGGGACACTCTGTATGAAGACAAGAATAAGTACAATTTTAACTCGCATCTCCCATGGGTAAGCGTCCAGGCACCACGGCTCTCTCGGCGCCCGGGACAGCCATATCTCCTTCATTCAAGGTGCTTCATTAAGAGCTACTGCCGTAGGTGGAAATCATGGCCCTGGTCGTTTTAGGATCCTTCCAGCAAGGGGGCAAACTGGCTTGGCCTCCAGACATGCTGGGATCAATGAAATAGTGGGGTAGGCGTGATGCCGTGTGATCCTGAATTAAAAATTGTGACAGATATGGGAGGACACAAAATGTTATCCCATTGTtccactgttgttttaattttaattttcctgattaCTAGTGAGGCCAAgttattgaattaaattaattttaaaaatttttccaatctGGTGGGTGGAAAGTGGTATCtcgttttaatttgcatttgcatCATTACTATGATGCTGAACATTTGTCACGTTTCTTTGCCATCCGTGTTTTCTCTTATGGGAAATGCTTTTGCCAATTCTcctattggatttttttttattgatatgtAGGAATTCTTCAAATGCTCTGGGTATTAATCTTTTGCCCATTGTATATTTGGCATATATTTTCTACGTATTTGCTCTACCAGTTGTTACAAAGCTATACTACCCAATGCAGAAGGCTGCTGACTTAAGGGATTGATAGGAAGACcaataaaacaaattagaaagGCCGGAAACAGATCCATAGGCATCCAGAACTTaatatgtgagagagagcatcacAGATCTGTAGCGAAAGAAAAGGACCATTATTCAGTGGATGGTGCTgattctgggagaaaaaaaataattccaagtgGATTGTGTGATAgttaagttttatagtttctaaagaaaatatgagagaatCTCACTGAGATTTCTACGGACAGCCGGACTTCTTAAGATACAAAAAGTGGAAAGAGTAAAGGGAAATTTGTagtatttaatgaaattaaaatttttagacTTCCATTTCACCCATATCCAGAGAAAGCCCCCATCCTCACAAGCACACTCAGACAGCAAATAGGAGGAGGTGGGGTGGCGCTGTTGCTGATGGGAACCTCCCTGAGTAAAAACCCCCAGGCCCTGTTCCAAGCACTAAATGAGCATTAATCCATTTCATCCTCATGGCCATGTGAGTGCAGACCATTTTAAACCgcattataaaacagaaaaggaaactgaggcacagtgagatCCGGTAACCGGCCCAAGCCCCCGTCGTGTAAGCAGCAGTGGGTGTGCCTTTCCGGCTTTCCTGTACCTGCGGGCGTTCCCTGTTTCAGAGGCTAGCGTTGGGCCCCAACTTTGCCCCAAGAAGGCCAGAAGCAAAGATGCTGGAGTAGCAACCAGCCCCTCCCAAGGTCACAGGGTCAGAACCTCTGCACTGACCTGGGGGCACTgatcccagaagaggaaactcACTCCGCAAATCCATCATTAAAGAGTAAGGAGGTTTCGTAACTAAATTTCCTTGTTGGCCAATCGGTGAGGTTGACTTTAAACCCATGGGACATAACACTGTTGGGTAGGTATGTGTACCACacccacccagctgtccctcctGGTTCTGCTCTGTCGCTGAAGGTCTAGCATCACGATACAATGTCCTGGGCTACCGGGACACTCTAGGAAGATGCCCTGAGATGCTTCAGAGGGTCTAAAGCGCTGGACCGTCAGCAGCTGCTGGTGGCACCAGGGAGAATGTGGGCCTAGAGGCAGGACCGgagcctctgtttctctccccaggTGAGCGTCGGGCTGCTCTGCTGGTCACCCGCGCAGCTGCGGCCTTATTTCTGGACAGTGGGGCCCAGAACCTGCTTCGGGACCTGCACGAGGCCTTCCACCAGAGCCCGTCAGAGGCGCGGAAGCAGTTTGAGGCAGTGCTCTCGGCAGGGGACCGGGAGCGCGTGCTGGCCCAGGCACAGGAAGCAGCGGACACGGGCTTCGCCCACTTCCAGGAGGCGGTGAGGAGCCGCGCTGAGCTCCGCGAAGACTCGGGCCGCGAGCTGCTGGCCCCAGTGACCCGCGCACTCCGTGTCCTGCTGCGCGCTGCACCGCCCGGGGTGCGCCCGGCGCTGGGCACTCGCTTGGCCGAGTGCCTGCTGCTGGCTGGGGACGCAGCGGGCGCCCGGGCGCTGTGCGAGCGCTTGCTGCGGCCTGCGCGTCCTGGGCACCGCGTGGACTACCGCGTCGGGGCCCACACCAGCGACCGCGCGCCCATTTTGGTGCTGCGCGGCTTTTGCGCGCTGCACGCCAGCGACGCAGGGCGCGCCCGGGAGGACTTCCAGGAGGTGGTGGAGCGCGGGCCGCCTCACCTGGGCAGCTGCGTGCGCGCTCTGTGTGGCCGGGGGCTGCTGAGGGTGCTGGAGGGTAGCGCGTTCCTGGGAGCGCTGGACTATGTCACCGCCTGCCGGCTGCAGCCCGAGGAGGCACTGCTCATCGCCAAGGCCTACGTCCCCTGGAACCAGAGGGGCCTCCTGCTGACCGTGCTGCGAGAAGAGGGCCGCAGGATGCTGCAGCGGAGGCCGGACCTGGGACTCACGGGCGCACCGGGCCGCCGGAGTAAGGCCGTGGAGATGGACAGCCCCGAGGCGCAGGAAGGGTAAAAACTAGCCCCATGCACCCCTGGGGCCACTGCTTCATCCTGGTCTCCCGTGAGGTAGCTAGGGGTGCGTGTCTTCCTTTTTTACAGAGAAGTAAACTGAGGCAGGAAACAGCTGGGATATTTCCCTGAATCATGGACAGCAGGTTTAGCACTGGAGCCTGCTTCTTAGGCCTCTCAATCACAAACAATGTGATGCTTTGTGGGCCTAATTATCATAGaaaattaagaacttaaaaaggaatgaaaaaatacaacCTTCCCATCGCCCCATAGGTAACGTTCCCTTCTGGTTGTTTCTCTCTGCACATGGGAGCTAAAATGGGTGTGAGCTCTATGGGCAACGTATGGCCCACTCTTTTCACTCAGTAGATCACAAacatttcctttgcctctggattCCTCCTCGGGCAGCACAATCTATAGCCTGCCTAGCGAACCTGCCATCATTCCTTGTCCATTCCGAGAGCCTTGCCCTCTGTTAGAGCAGGAACGCCTCCACGATATTGTGTCCTGAGTGTGGACACAGAGGTGGGGTTTCCGGGTCATGGAGCACAGGCCTCTGTTAGGTCCTTGACTTCCTGACATGTCCGTATGCATGTCTAGCTACACGCCCAACCCTGATGTTCACTGGAATTTCTCTCGCAGCCTGATGGGTGCCCctgtttggatttgcatttctctggctGCCAAGAGGTGACAGGAAGGTGTTTTAGCAAAGTTCAAAGCACtgaaaggggcgggggggggtgtgTTTGACGTCAGCTCCCCACCCTGCATGCAGGCgcgtgcaaacacacacacacacacacacacacacacacacacacacacac
Proteins encoded:
- the TTC34 gene encoding tetratricopeptide repeat protein 34 isoform X2 → MSARELVACLCREGDQRLALGELPLATAFYLAAFSCHAPSAVRSVRTALAEARGVPVLATLEAWCRGDSQIPAIHWDGMAVVSLTGTLASAFLATLCPDHPAAVLHSLASLLAQGRHQEVAQRCSTLLDARSQQALELQLTRALARVLSGVQVDAGVADYVQAFASSADRTVAFVRTHQQPHLPMLISTLQDHISGRREAEDSIRQQEAGCQGLLAALDPEGTWSDALSPEALLRSGRYEDCRVVCSRALESDLTGSRLPGERRAALLVTRAAAALFLDSGAQNLLRDLHEAFHQSPSEARKQFEAVLSAGDRERVLAQAQEAADTGFAHFQEAVRSRAELREDSGRELLAPVTRALRVLLRAAPPGVRPALGTRLAECLLLAGDAAGARALCERLLRPARPGHRVDYRVGAHTSDRAPILVLRGFCALHASDAGRAREDFQEVVERGPPHLGSCVRALCGRGLLRVLEGSAFLGALDYVTACRLQPEEALLIAKAYVPWNQRGLLLTVLREEGRRMLQRRPDLGLTGAPGRRSKAVEMDSPEAQEGDAHGVYQLAMLLMELDREDEASGLLAADALYRLGRLEDTHKALLLALSRRPQAAPVLVRLALLQLRRGFLYDANQLVKKVVQSGDTACLQPTLDVFRHEDRQLLRGHCHARALAILRARPSGAEGTAHTREAIAYLSLAIFAAGSQAVESLLTRARCYALLGQKKTAMFDFNSVLRAEPKNAQALCGRALLHLALGQQKEAVDDILSALKLDPGTVVPEVRSLKPEAQALITQGLWSRCQALLSQPLDTGATLSDEDARGLLAVGEALIKIEGGQLSGHILQADVLTAMGSYEEAGDCLQNAPQTTPGSEAARARRGLLCLKKGDAAAAARDLQRLAETDAQDLCLLLPRLEASERQRLSQAAAQEANTLLKSGQPEQALGYCSLAVLAGSSSAHHLRLRATCLAELQEFDRALEDLNHVLQGDVQDRDLPTKVEDLCSQGRLLLSLGDGARAAGAFAQALKLAPTLAQSSLWERPGRGPTAKAFLCHGQTCLEEQRYAEAWTAVESGLLADPEHSGLRRLKVRLRREASLGCRLH